From Lonchura striata isolate bLonStr1 chromosome 3, bLonStr1.mat, whole genome shotgun sequence, one genomic window encodes:
- the CDC42EP3 gene encoding cdc42 effector protein 3: MPAKTPIYLKAANNKKGKKFKLRDVLSPDMISPPLGDFRHTIHIGKEGQHDVFGDISFLQGNYELLPGNEGETRVSQSGIHNEFLRANSTSESMFIETPSPVLKNAISLPAIGGSQALTLPLLSPVTFNSKQESIRSSRNPRLSCEPVIEEKLQEKDKDMEDEETYKDDIWEQNGSSSHSTNSSDSHSSSFSERCTDWQTIDLLDDSQLSCELTKTKTKSEESLSDLAGSLLSLQLDLGPSLLDEVLNVMDKNKS, from the coding sequence ATGCCAGCCAAGACACCTATATACTTGAAAGCTGCTAACAataagaaagggaagaaattcAAACTAAGGGATGTTTTATCTCCTGATATGATCAGTCCTCCACTTGGAGATTTTCGTCACACCATACACATTGGAAAAGAGGGACAGCATGATGTTTTTGGAGACATCTCATTTTTACAGGGCAACTATGAGCTGTTGCCTGGAAATGAAGGTGAAACCAGAGTTAGCCAGTCTGGTATCCACAACGAATTCTTAAGGGCAAACAGCACTTCTGAATCCATGTTTATAGAAACTCCATCACCAGTGCTCAAAAATGCTATTTCCCTTCCTGCTATTGGGGGGTCTCAAGCCCTTACATTGCCTTTATTGTCACCAGTGACATTTAATTCAAAGCAAGAATCCATCAGGTCATCCAGAAATCCTAGGCTTAGCTGTGAGCCAGTAATAGAAGAAAAACTGCAGGAGAAAGATAAAGATATGGAGGATGAAGAAACATACAAAGATGACATATGGGAGCAAAATGGTTCTTCTTCACATTCTACTAACAGTAGTGACAGTCACTCATCCAGCTTTTCTGAACGATGCACTGACTGGCAAACAATTGATTTACTAGACGACAGTCAGCTTTCATGTGAACTAACCAAGACAAAGACTAAGTCAGAAGAATCCCTTTCAGATCTTGCAGGCTCTCTTCTCTCATTACAACTTGACTTGGGGCCCTCACTTTTGGATGAGGTCCTCAATGTAATGGACAAGAATAAATCTTAG